Genomic DNA from Betaproteobacteria bacterium:
GAGTCGTAGTGGAAGCGGCGTATGTAGTCGCGGAACGGATGTGCGAGCTCGACCGCCGCCGCGCCCTTGGCGATACTGTGGTCGATCCGCCCTGCGATGTAGGGAAAGCAGCCGCCGGAATGCGGCAGCACGATGTCGAGCGCAGGCAAGCGGTCGAGCACGCCGTAGAGGATGAACTTGGCGGCGGTGGTCGCGGTCTCGAACGGGAAGCCGAGCGTGTTGTAGATGAACAGCGGCCCTGCGAGGCGCTCCTGGCCACCGTAGTGGTTCTCCACTGCGTCGAGCGGATGGAACAGCAGGGGGTGTAGCGCAGCTCCTCGCAGCGCGCGAGCAGTGGCGCGTAAGCGGGCTCGAAGATGTAGTCACGCCCTTCGATGGAGTTGGGCAGATGCACCGCGCGCATGCCCGGCGCGCCCGCGACTCGGTCGAGCTCCTTCAGTGCCGCCGCGGGATCGCGGATCGGGAGCGCGGCGCCAGCCACGAAACGGTCCGGATACGCCTTGTGCGCTTCGATTGCGGCATCGTTGACGATGCGCGCCAGCCGGTTCGCCGCGTCCTGCGGCGCCCACTGCCACGGCATGCCGCCCGACAGCGTCAGCACGTGCATCTTCACCCCGTGGCCGTCCATCCATTTCAGGCGCGCTTCGAGGTCGAAATTGAGCGGGGAGAGCGGCCCGCTGGTCGCGTTGCGCCCGAGCTCGCCGATGTAGCGGACATAGGCTTCGGGCGTCCAGTGTGCGTGCGCGTCGATCGATCCGGTCCGGATAGCTGGCGTCATGGGGCAGGGTATCGGGCTCAAGGATGAGGGACGAAGGATGAGCCAAGTCGGCGATTTACTCCAGCCCCCGGCCGTGGAATCTTTGCCTCGCCTCCGAACCTGCCACGGTGGCGCAACCGGCAAGCTGTCGGCGGGTGGCGTCGATTCGCCTTGCGCCCGGCCTTGACCGTCGTACCCAAATGCCAGACGATCCACCGAGTCGCGGGCCAGCCTCGATTGTCCGGCCATCTCGCAGCGAACGGCGCCTGGCGACATGAATCTGCCATCACGGAGGACCGCCATGGAATTCGAATCGACGCTGCGGATCATCGACCAGTCACAGGTCAGGAAGCTGCCGGGCGTGGTCCAGGGCCAGACGGTGCAGCCTCTGGTTGGCGTGCCGGAGTCTCCGAGCGAGCGGGTGCGGGTGGCGGTCGCCACGTTCCAGCCGGGCGTGCACGAGGAATTGCACTGGCACCCGATCGAGGTCTTCTATTACGTGATCCGGGGCAGCGCGATCGTCCGCGATTATCACGGCAAGGAGTATCCGGTCGGCCCCGGAAACGCGATCTACGCGCCCGCGGGCATCGCCGGCTCGCACGAGTGGCAGGTCGGAAGCGATGGCCTGCAGCTGCTGTCCGTCCGGGCTGCGCTCGAAGGGCACAAGCGCATGCAGTTCACGGTCGACCGCGAGACGCGGCGCTCGTACATCGAGCTCGACGAGCTCATGAAGATGGAAGGCGTGAACTTCGACTCCCACTATTAGCATCCGCGTGCCGGGTGCGGCATTCGCCCCGAGCGGTACGTCCCTGCGGTAAAAGGGGACGCACACAGTTTCCTGTGCAGCCGCCGGGGCGAAAATTGCAGGGCGGAAATTGTGTGCGTCCCCTTTACCCAGGAGGTCCAGATGACCGAGAGCAATGATTCGCGCGCGAAGCACCGCGAGCATATTCAGCAACGAACCGAATCCGTCAGGGGAAAGCGCGGACCCGTCTCGTTCGTCTGGGGAAACCATGTGGCGAAACCGGGACAGCGTGTGCCGGGCGCTCCGGGGCTCTGGTCACCACTGCCCGAGGGGGAAGCCGGTCTCCTGGTCGAGGCGAGTGCCCGCGATGGGATCGTGATCGACGGCCGCACGGTCGACGGCAGCGCGAAACTGGTGTTCGGACCGGATCATCCCGATTCGGTCGCTTATTTTCCCAATGGCGCCGAGGGGATCGTTTTCAGCTACGACAAGAAGAGATTCGCCCTCCAGGTCTGGAACCCGGAGAGTGTCTGGGCACAGCAGTTCAGTCATATCCAGGCGTACGACTGGTCGACCGAGTGGATCGTCGAGGCACGTGTCGAGAAAGTCACCGACGGAAGGACAATCGCGATCTCCCATCACCGCAACCCGATCCCGGTGGAGAGGCCGGTGGCAGCGAAGGTGACGTTCGCCATCGATGGCGCGGAACAGACGCTCTACGGGACGCGCTACGGGGACACCTACATGTTCCACTTCACCGATGCGACCAGCGGCCATGCGAGCTACGGTTCCGGCCGCGCCGTGCACACACCAATGGATCGGTCCGGAGCCGTGAGCATCGACTTCAACTACGCGCGACTCCTTCCCTGCTCGTTCAGCAGAGCCTGGAATTGTCCGATCCCGTCGCTCGAAAACCGGTTGCGCGTACCCATCGAGGCCGGCGAGCGCTTCGCCGTCGACCACGATGGCGTGCCGATGCTCTAATGACCCGTCCAGGCCATTGCTGACGCACGCCGACGGATTGCGCTACACCTTGCTTCCACCCGGGTTGGCGGTGCCATAATGCCGCTTCCCCACAGCCGGCCGGCTGCACGGACAACCACTGGAGGAGCGACCATGACGACGAGCTACAACCCGTCCGCAAACTACGAGCTCAAGGTCCGGGACGTGGAATTCAGGAGCGCCCCGAAGCGCCAGTTGATGGCGCGGGTCTATGAGCCGCAAGGTGCGGGGCCCTTTCCCGTGCTGCTCGACGTGCACGGCGGCGCCTGGCACGACAAGGACCGTCTGGCCAACGTGCCGATGTGCGAAGCGGCCGCGAGGAGCGGAATCCTGGTCGTGGCGATCGACACGACCCTCTCTCACGAAGCCTCCTACCCCGCATCGGTGCAGGACGTGCACTACGGCGTCCGGTGGCTCAAGCACCG
This window encodes:
- a CDS encoding DUF1684 domain-containing protein, with the protein product MTESNDSRAKHREHIQQRTESVRGKRGPVSFVWGNHVAKPGQRVPGAPGLWSPLPEGEAGLLVEASARDGIVIDGRTVDGSAKLVFGPDHPDSVAYFPNGAEGIVFSYDKKRFALQVWNPESVWAQQFSHIQAYDWSTEWIVEARVEKVTDGRTIAISHHRNPIPVERPVAAKVTFAIDGAEQTLYGTRYGDTYMFHFTDATSGHASYGSGRAVHTPMDRSGAVSIDFNYARLLPCSFSRAWNCPIPSLENRLRVPIEAGERFAVDHDGVPML
- a CDS encoding amidohydrolase family protein — translated: MIRSVDSNSMAVLRDGRFMSPGAVRCEMAGQSRLARDSVDRLAFGYDGQGRAQGESTPPADSLPVAPPWQVRRRGKDSTAGGWSKSPTWLILRPSSLSPIPCPMTPAIRTGSIDAHAHWTPEAYVRYIGELGRNATSGPLSPLNFDLEARLKWMDGHGVKMHVLTLSGGMPWQWAPQDAANRLARIVNDAAIEAHKAYPDRFVAGAALPIRDPAAALKELDRVAGAPGMRAVHLPNSIEGRDYIFEPAYAPLLARCEELRYTPCCSIRSTQWRTTTVARSASQGRCSSTTRSASRSRPRPPPPSSSSTACSTACLRSTSCCRIPAAAFPTSQGGSTTVSPRARRRSSSHIRSATTYAASTTT
- a CDS encoding cupin domain-containing protein, yielding MNLPSRRTAMEFESTLRIIDQSQVRKLPGVVQGQTVQPLVGVPESPSERVRVAVATFQPGVHEELHWHPIEVFYYVIRGSAIVRDYHGKEYPVGPGNAIYAPAGIAGSHEWQVGSDGLQLLSVRAALEGHKRMQFTVDRETRRSYIELDELMKMEGVNFDSHY